The Fimbriimonadaceae bacterium nucleotide sequence CCGGGTGGCCGCCTGGTTGAACGCCGTGTCGAGTTGCGCCAAGTCCTTGAACTCTATGGTTATGCAAAACTCGCCGAGACCTTCCGGCCCAAACCCCAACTTTCGGCGTCGTATCCGAAAGGATTCCAGTCTTCCGTCCGCCTGAAACGCACCAAGGTACGCACGGAGCGCGTCGACGAACTCGAGGTCCTTGACCCCTGGCGCAAGGTCGACCCAAATCTCATAGCAATCCATCAGAAGTTGAAGTTACCCGCCGTCCCGCAGGTGCCCGTCCCTTTAGCGCGAAGACCTCCCGCTGGTACCCTTGACGCGCCGATGAACGTTTCGGAACTGCGCGCCAAGTACCTCGCCTTCTTTGAATCCAAGGGGCACCAACGGTTCCCGGCAAGCTCCCTGGTGCCATATGACGTCACCGGCCGCCTTGACGAGTCTCTTTTGTTCAACGGCTCGGGGATGAACCAGTTCAAACCGTTCTTCCGTGGGGTGGCCCAGCCCCCCCACCCCCGGCTGATGACCTGCCAAAAATGTCTCCGCACCGGCGACATCGAGGAGGTCGGCGACGACAGCCACCTGACCCTTTTCGAGATGCTCGGCAACTTCTCGTTCGGCGACTACTTCAAGAAGGAGGCGGTCGCCTTCAGTTGGGAGTTCCTCACCTCCCCCCTCTGGCTGGCCCGCGACACCACCCGCCTGTCGTTCACCGTCTTCGAGGAAGACGACGAGGCCTACGGGTACTGGTCCGAACACCTCGGCGCCGCCGGGGTCGCCCCGGAGAGCCGTGTCTTCCGCCTCGACGAAGACACCAACTATTGGCCGGCCGGCAGTTTCACCAAGGGCCCTCCCGGCCCGTGCGGCCCCAACAGCGAAATGTTCTACTGGGTGCCCGACGACGTGCCGCCCCCCTCGGTCGAGCCAGGCGAGTACACCCGAGAAGACTGGTTGCGCGACGAGGCGGCAGGCCGATGGCTCGAGGTGTGGAACGATGTCTTCATTAGCTCCGACTGGCAAGGAAAATTGCGTGATCCGGCCAGGCCTGAGAAGGGATACGAAAAGACGGGCATGCCCGACCTGCCCTTCCAGAGCATCGACACCGGCATGGGACTGGAGCGGACGGCGTGCGTCCTCGGCGGGTTCCGGTCCGTCTACGACACCGACGCCTTCCAGCCCGTCTTCCGCGCCATGGAGGCCCTTCCCTTTGCCGGAGCCCTGGCATACGGGAAGGACTCCTCGGTCGACCATGCGATGCGTGTGATCGCGGACCACCTGCGCGCGGCGTGCTTTTGCGTGGGCGACGGCATCCTTCCCTCCAACAACGGCCGTGGCTATGTCCTCCGCCGGCTCCTCCGCCGGGCCGTCCTCCAAGGGGCGCGACGGATCGGCTTTGGCGAGACGTTCTTGTACCGTCTGGTCGGCTCGGTGACCGAGACGATGGGCGCTTACTACCCCGAACTGGTCGAGAAACGGCCGGTGATCGAGGAGACCCTGAAGAACGAAGAGGCGCTCTTCCGCCGCACTTTGGCCCAGGGCACCACGATCTTGAGCGACAAGCTGAGGGCTTGGCGCGACGGCACCCGTGCACCGTCCACTCCCCTTGACGGCCCGACCGCCTTCATGCTTTACGACACGTACGGATTCCCTCTTGAGGTCACCCAGGAACTCTGCGCGGAAATCGGGGTGGCAGTGGACGTCGAGGGTTACCGCGACGCCATGGCCGAGGCACAGGAGCGCTCTCGGGGCGCCAGCGCGATGGAGAACCCGTACGACAACGTCCAGGTCGCGACCATCGAGCATGGCGGCGGGCGCGTCGCCACCACGATGTTCCTGGGTTACGCCTCGACCGAGGCCGAGGGCCAGATCATCGGCGTCCGACCTGTTCTTGACGAAAACGGTCACGCCCGCCCCGCGTTCGTCCTTGCCCTCGACCAAACCGTCTTCTATGCCGAATCAGGCGGACAAGTCGCC carries:
- the alaS gene encoding alanine--tRNA ligase, translating into MNVSELRAKYLAFFESKGHQRFPASSLVPYDVTGRLDESLLFNGSGMNQFKPFFRGVAQPPHPRLMTCQKCLRTGDIEEVGDDSHLTLFEMLGNFSFGDYFKKEAVAFSWEFLTSPLWLARDTTRLSFTVFEEDDEAYGYWSEHLGAAGVAPESRVFRLDEDTNYWPAGSFTKGPPGPCGPNSEMFYWVPDDVPPPSVEPGEYTREDWLRDEAAGRWLEVWNDVFISSDWQGKLRDPARPEKGYEKTGMPDLPFQSIDTGMGLERTACVLGGFRSVYDTDAFQPVFRAMEALPFAGALAYGKDSSVDHAMRVIADHLRAACFCVGDGILPSNNGRGYVLRRLLRRAVLQGARRIGFGETFLYRLVGSVTETMGAYYPELVEKRPVIEETLKNEEALFRRTLAQGTTILSDKLRAWRDGTRAPSTPLDGPTAFMLYDTYGFPLEVTQELCAEIGVAVDVEGYRDAMAEAQERSRGASAMENPYDNVQVATIEHGGGRVATTMFLGYASTEAEGQIIGVRPVLDENGHARPAFVLALDQTVFYAESGGQVADTGVIVGPAVSLRVLDVTKQDGIYVHLVEAEGAPWEGLADDEALALLEQMYVGERVTGRVDPTRAETVRHHTATHLVHAALREVLGPHVTQAGSLVSPESLRFDFTHGKAMTDDELLRVEGIVNEVVWQAAPVRVYSDVPIDEARAMGAMALFGEKYGDRVRVVQVGDMAPDEPSFSRELCGGVHVRNTGQIGVVKILHESSVASGVRRITAVAGARALAWAREQESAVVTAADLLKANPKDLTSAVERALADLKEEKKKRGRMVVQSGGQNATHTDVAGIDLVTEHLAEVEAQDAKLVVDKLAAAGRVVVVFNTADGKVGITASVGAVALAQGAHAGNLLREVAKVVGGGGGGKPEFATAGGKDPAKVADAMAGVAGVLAGMLK